In a single window of the Actinomycetota bacterium genome:
- a CDS encoding FtsQ-type POTRA domain-containing protein, with amino-acid sequence MIRRNRRDATTEPADADAPGFEPAHDVPDKVRHELLHAFSDDPEAAAAARAAAAAAPPERKTVVIESDDLPDAVSLGEGEVSPPTDPSPPRIVIDGGDDVVFFDGSADGSGDVATPDGTSPDPRLRARRIAVRRAESRRKLKWLAAILALVLLGVGVLVLLASPLFAIDTVDVEGAVYADPDMVDAVVSDLKGEPILVADLAGAERRLEEIPWVRDARVSMHFPNRVSIQIAERVPVAYFVGADALHRVIDVDGRVLDVIEGQPVDYMPIDGAGPNVAAGDYAGTTWRAAAQLANALPPLLTPLVQRLGVTAAGELTMVLSDPPSQSTIEVLFGFPDDFQSKLVALVNVLPGHEPGTISTIDVSSGEPAIR; translated from the coding sequence GTGATCAGGCGCAACCGCCGCGACGCCACCACCGAGCCTGCCGACGCGGACGCGCCCGGCTTCGAGCCCGCCCACGACGTGCCCGACAAGGTGCGCCACGAGCTGCTGCACGCCTTCTCCGACGATCCCGAGGCCGCGGCGGCCGCTCGCGCAGCGGCCGCCGCGGCACCGCCGGAGCGCAAGACGGTGGTGATCGAGTCCGACGACCTGCCCGATGCGGTCTCCCTCGGCGAAGGCGAAGTGTCACCGCCGACCGATCCCAGCCCGCCGCGAATCGTCATCGACGGCGGCGACGACGTCGTGTTCTTCGACGGCTCCGCCGACGGGTCCGGCGACGTCGCCACGCCGGACGGCACGTCGCCCGACCCGCGGCTGCGTGCCCGGCGGATCGCGGTGCGGCGCGCCGAGAGCCGCCGCAAGCTCAAGTGGCTGGCGGCGATCCTTGCCCTCGTGCTGCTCGGCGTCGGAGTGCTCGTCCTGCTCGCGTCGCCGCTGTTCGCGATCGACACCGTCGACGTCGAGGGTGCGGTCTACGCCGACCCGGACATGGTCGACGCGGTCGTCTCCGACCTGAAAGGTGAACCGATCCTCGTCGCCGACCTCGCCGGCGCGGAGCGGCGCCTGGAGGAGATCCCCTGGGTGCGCGACGCCCGGGTGTCGATGCACTTCCCGAACAGGGTGTCGATCCAGATCGCCGAGCGCGTCCCGGTCGCCTACTTCGTCGGTGCCGACGCCCTGCACCGGGTGATCGACGTCGACGGCCGCGTGCTCGACGTGATCGAGGGCCAGCCGGTCGACTACATGCCGATCGACGGAGCGGGGCCGAACGTCGCCGCGGGCGACTACGCCGGCACCACCTGGCGCGCCGCGGCACAGCTCGCGAACGCCCTGCCCCCGCTGCTCACACCGCTCGTGCAACGGCTCGGGGTCACCGCGGCGGGGGAGCTGACGATGGTGCTCAGCGACCCTCCCAGCCAGAGCACGATCGAGGTGCTGTTCGGGTTCCCCGACGACTTCCAGAGCAAGCTCGTCGCCCTCGTAAACGTGCTGCCCGGTCACGAGCCGGGTACGATCTCGACGATCGACGTGTCGAGCGGGGAGCCCGCGATCCGCTGA
- the murB gene encoding UDP-N-acetylmuramate dehydrogenase, which produces MSTAAPDRAVQAALAELAVLGDRVRENVALAPLTTYRVGGPARIFVRVVSADDLGALARAVRASGLPVLVVGRGSNLLVADSGFPGIAVQLGELGEPGEPGEGGLIGGISVDGTVVAAGGGVPLPVLARRTAAGGLSGFEWAVGVPGTLGGAVRMNAGGHGSDIAASLIDAHVYDLRLGRGRAVAAAELGLGFRSSALAAHQLVLSARLQLRRGDRAASEREIAEIVRWRREHQPGGQNAGSVFVNPVPGRVAAAQLIDGLGLRGMRIGSAEVSLKHANFVQADEGGRADDVLALIEAVRAKVAEAHGIALRSEVRLVGFPGAKDVDEAGVVL; this is translated from the coding sequence TGGCGCTCGCTCCGCTGACCACGTACCGCGTCGGGGGGCCGGCACGGATCTTCGTGCGCGTCGTCTCCGCCGACGACCTCGGCGCCCTCGCCCGCGCCGTGCGGGCCAGCGGTCTGCCCGTTCTGGTCGTCGGCCGCGGGTCGAACCTGCTCGTCGCCGACTCGGGCTTTCCGGGCATCGCCGTTCAGCTCGGCGAGCTCGGTGAACCTGGTGAACCTGGTGAGGGCGGGCTCATCGGCGGCATCAGCGTGGACGGGACCGTCGTCGCCGCGGGTGGCGGTGTGCCGTTGCCGGTGCTCGCCCGACGCACCGCGGCCGGCGGGCTGTCCGGCTTCGAGTGGGCGGTCGGCGTGCCCGGCACCCTCGGCGGCGCGGTGCGCATGAACGCCGGCGGCCACGGGTCCGACATCGCGGCCTCGTTGATCGACGCGCACGTGTATGACCTGCGTCTCGGCAGAGGCCGGGCCGTAGCCGCCGCGGAGCTCGGGCTCGGGTTCCGGTCGTCGGCCCTCGCCGCTCACCAACTGGTGCTGTCGGCGCGACTGCAGCTGCGCCGCGGTGACCGCGCCGCGTCCGAGCGGGAGATCGCCGAGATCGTGCGGTGGCGCCGCGAGCACCAACCCGGAGGCCAGAACGCAGGCTCGGTCTTCGTCAATCCGGTACCCGGGCGCGTCGCCGCGGCCCAGCTCATCGACGGACTCGGTCTCCGCGGGATGCGCATCGGCTCGGCAGAGGTGAGCCTGAAGCACGCCAACTTCGTCCAGGCCGACGAGGGGGGCCGGGCCGACGACGTGCTCGCGCTGATCGAGGCGGTCCGCGCGAAGGTGGCCGAGGCGCACGGGATCGCGTTGCGCAGCGAGGTGCGCCTCGTCGGTTTCCCCGGCGCCAAGGACGTCGACGAGGCGGGGGTGGTGCTGTGA